In a single window of the Elaeis guineensis isolate ETL-2024a chromosome 6, EG11, whole genome shotgun sequence genome:
- the LOC140858566 gene encoding zinc finger BED domain-containing protein RICESLEEPER 1-like, translated as MSVVEFCYPKICSDPEKNIKSVETSLYSPFNEYVKEYNESLSHSHSSSVPSSSSVNMGFEFDNEAITPEEDDFVACLRTRDVEGATKSELDRYLDEAEHACEPGAKFDALKWWQVCSFKFPVLSKMAKGILSVPMTTVASASTFSAGGRVIDAYIVHLLERIQSKLLFMDLIGLRLRLMKQ; from the exons ATCCGGAAAAGAATATTAAGTCAGTTGAGACATCTTTATACTCACCCTTTAATGAGTATGTTAAAGAATACAATGAGTCTTTATCACATTCACATTCCAGCAGTGTGCCCTCATCCTCAAGTGTTAATATGGGGTTTGAGTTTGACAATGAAGCAATAACACCAGAGGAAGATGATTTTGTGGCTTGTCTAAGGACAAGGGATGTTGAAGGGGCTACAAAATCTGAACTGGATAGGTATTTGGATGAAGCAGAGCATGCTTGTGAACCTGGGGCTAAATTTGATGCTTTGAAGTGGTGGCAAGTATGTAGTTTCAAATTTCCAGTATTATCTAAGATGGCTAAAGGCATACTTTCTGTTCCTATGACTACTGTTGCTTCCGCGTCTACATTCAGTGCTGGAGGTCGAGTTATAGATGCATACATTGTGCATCTTTTAGAAAGGATACAATCCAAGCTCTTGTTTATGGATCTGATTGG GTTGAGGCTGAGGCTGATGAAGCAATAG